The sequence below is a genomic window from Saccopteryx leptura isolate mSacLep1 chromosome 3, mSacLep1_pri_phased_curated, whole genome shotgun sequence.
ttgctgggtggatcctggtaggggcacatgagggagtctgtttctctctttcccctgctCTCCCTTGGAAAAGAAGGGTGGGGGGACAATTGAGCAGTGTAAGCAGCACCTGCAAAATCTGATTTTTATAATGACAATACATTCTGATTTTGTATTATAATAGAATGTTTCTAagttttttacttgttttgacCTTTAATATACTTTGTGTTTTTCTGTCATTAAACTTTTTTCTACTTAAATTGTAACTGTGGCCTTAACTTTGAAAGTTTTGGTAATTTAACTTTCATGTTGTTTTTAGTAAAAGCTTTAATAGAGCAAGAGGTGAAGAATGGCATTCCTTCAAACAGAATTATCTTGGGAGGATTTTCTCAGGTAAGATAACGTTTAGGTGGAATGTTAGTAAGTACCATCAATACATTCATCTAGAAGTCTGTTGTTTTAATCCTTTTCTATGGaggagtccttttttttttagaaaatgttataGAAACTGATGTATTACTTTAATGCTGAATTGAATTCGAATGGACTAGAAATAATTATTAACTGTGAGAGTACTTCATACTCTTTTGCTTTTCTAGTGTTCTTTCTTCAGGAATAGATTTACCTAATTGATTATGTCTTGAAAAATCAGTTTATTAAGTAAATTGGTAGGAACCTGGAATGTTAACACAGTGTAGCCCTTAAAACAAAACTCTAATTTAAATACAGGTATAAGTCCTCTTTCTAGGAGAATACTACTGATAGGAGCAGTAAGGTAGAAGACCAGcgaatttcttccttctttttgtcACAGATTTACGTTGTTTGAGCCCGCAGATTCACCTACAATTCCTATGGGGCTAGATTAGAGTAGGGACTCCTACAAAGTGACCCATAGTGCTCGGGGCACTGGGTTGTCTCACCTGAGCTCTCTTTTTGCAGTAGAGGAattggaggctcagagagacctCTCCATGCAATGCTGCGCTAGCCTTGTGGAGAGGCAAAGTGGTTAACATGTAGCTGCTTCTCTTACCCTTCTAATGCAGTTTCTCTTGTTCCCTGTGGTGCAGGGGGTGCTTCAGCCTCACTCTCATGTTCAGAAATTCTCTCAGTGGTGTCTTGTTCTTGAATAGTTATTAGTAGTTGCTCTTGCAAGGGATAGCAAAGTTAAGAACCactattcttgcctgaccaggcggtggcacagtggatagagcatcgaactgggatgcggaggacccaggttcgagaccccgaggtcaccagcttgagcgcgggctcatctggtttgagcatagctcaccagcttggacctaaggtcactggctccagcaaggggttactcggtctgctgaaggccgacggtcaaggcacatatgagaaagcaatcagtgaacaactaaggtgtcacaacaaaaaactgatgattgatggttcttatctctctccgttcctgtctgtctgtccctctctctgactttctctctctgtctctgtaaaaaaaagaaccactatTCTTGCCATTGTGGTGATATCTCTCTATTCTCCTCTCTTTTGTCATGTAAAATAACTTTTAGATATAAATATGTGATGTTTATTTTTGGCATTATCTTCTTTTTCTGTACTTTTACTACTTCTACCTTGTATACTTTTTCCACAGGCTCAATTACCTCATGTTCACCTTATATCTTTATTTCAGTTTATCACCTGTTCGCCATGTCACCCATCCCCAAATTGCTTTAGCTTCTAATCTGTAAATTTTCTAAATCAACAACTTGGTGTCAGATGACCTAAATTAGGACAATGTCAGAATTAGAGAATTTTTTAGAGTTAGAATTCAATAGGAAGATAGGTTGTTGATACAATACAGTAAAAAGGTAAGCTACTAAATTGGTATTTGTTGAAATTCACAGATAATATACATTGTAATACACATTGTGATATAAATATAGGTAGAAAATGAGTGCTTCTTTTAAATAGGAAGTGAGCGTAGGAGTCTGTTATAAATTTGAGACTGGCTGATCATAGTTTACAGAAACCAACTCCTAATACCTTATGTAAGAAAAAGTTATGAGTGTGTGGAATCACATCAAGGAAACCAAAGATGAGAATGATGCAAGGCCTCAGGAAATAGCAAGGACTTGCAGAGTTGTCATGACTTGCTCTCTTcatctttatctctgtttttctgCCCATTAGCTTCATTTGCCTTTCCATCTATAGTTGGCTGCCTTAGCTTTTGCAGCCTATAGCATTTCTCGTTCTTGAGTTTACATGTTACAGTTCCAGCCACACAAAGAGACAGACTAATAGTCACTGAATACcaatttcaaaaccctgggagaAAGAACATGACAATCTCAGATGAAAAAGGATCTCACATCTTCATGTGGTCCACTGAGCCATGGGCCTGGTCAGCGTGGCAGGGTATCTAGATGACTGGTGGGGCTGCTGTTCCCAGAATGCAGGCTGTTGTGATCTGGGTCAGCAGATACTCTAAAGGTGTCTGCTACGTAGTCCTCATTATCTTGAATtgctgtttttgaaaataaataccaCTTTAAGATGAAATTTGATTTTATACTAAGACATTTCATAGGAGATCATAGTAACAATAAATTCAGAATGTTCCTAAGGCAGCTGTAGGTGCAGCAGTTAACTCTACTATTAACTGTTTTGACTGACTGGATAGTTGCTTTGTCCTCACAGTGGTCTTCAGAGTAGAGAATCGTGTGTGTATTTCTGCTTGTTTGCCTGATTTGATTAGACATCAGCCAcccagtttgatttttttatgggcattactattaaaaagaaatctcttaAGTTGCTGTTAGTAAAGGATGTGTTCCATTGACTTTCGCTGCTTGTCTTTCCAGGGAGGAGCTTTATCTTTATATACTGCTCTTACCACTCAGCAGAAACTGGCTGGTGTCACCGCACTCAGCTGCTGGCTCCCACTGCGGTCTTCATTCCCACAGGTAGTCTGACTGACATGTGCACCTTAGATTACTGAGCTAAGAAATAGCAGATAGTCTTGGGGAGAGGgtcatttttgtaaataaactctgtattttagagcagttttgggttcacagcaaaattgagtggaaagtacagagagttcccgTATAGGCACCATGTCCATGTGGGCACGGCCTGCCCCTGCTGACGTGCTGCAGCACAGAGCATATTGGTCACAGTCAATGAACCTACGTTGACATGTCACCCAAAACCCATAGTTTATACCAgtcatccttttttaaaaagaattcttagaCTTTTGTGATTTATTACGAGGCTTTAAGGGTACACTATATTGTCTTTGTTGTGGATTACATGGAATAGAATAAGAAATAAGTCCTATTGttataaatcatatatatgaAGGGTTTGATGCACTTTAAGATATATGTAAAAATTAGGGGGTTTTTTTTAcacatagaaataatatttttgaatgcTCATTATGCTCACTGCTGAATCGGAGATTttgctatataaaatataatttttaaatactcaaCAGTGTAGAACAGTAAATAGTATACATGAGAGAtgtagactttattttattttcaaatttatctttaaatctaggcttatttctttttattttttttatatttttgttttttgtgacagacagagagagtcagagagagggacagataaggacaggcagacaggaagggagagagatgagaagcatcaattctttgttgcagcaccttagttcattgattgctttctcatatgtgccttgaccagggggctatggcagaccaagtgactccttgctcaagccagtgaccttggtgagccttgctcaaaccagatgagcccgcgctcaagctggcgaccctgggatctcgaacctgggtcctccacatcccagtttgatgctctatccactgcgccaccacctggtcaggctaggcttaTATCTTGTCACTTTGTAGTAATCTTAGGTTTCTTTTGCATAGTGAGTGCTGTTTTTTAATCGTCTTATTTAAATCAGTTAAATAAGAGCTGAGAAGAACATGGTTCAGCTAATACATACCATTCGTGTCAGGACAATGTGAGCAGATAAAGATTAGACTCTTTCAAGGAACCAATTCATTGGGAAAACATATAATATATGACAAGGTAATCATATGTCCTATAACAAACTGTTAAAGTGATGTGGAGAGTATAGGAAttgaaggtattttatttttgtgtccaAAATATAGCCTATATTGTAAGTAATAAATTTTGAATGTACATATCTAGCTACAGTTTTAAATTCCTAGTATAATGCTGtatatttctgaataaataatactaattttGTTTTCTGCAGGGTCCTATCAGTGGCGTTAATAGAGATATTTCTATTCTTCAGTGCCATGGCGACTGTGACCCGTTAGTTCCTCTAATGTTTGGTTCTCTTACTGTCGAAAAGCTAAAAACGTTGGTAAATCCAGCCAATGTCACCTTCAAAACCTATGAAGGCATGATGCATAGTTCATGTCAACAGGTAAATGTTTGGAAACAGTGATTATAGAGGCAAAATTTCCTTTTTCCATGTGATGTTTTAAGATAAATAAcatttgaatgtttgggtcttgAAAGGAGTTAGTAAATTCACACTGAGTCATAGGTTAGCAGGATTTAGATCAAAGTTTATTCATTATAATTCAACAGACATTCTCTGATTTCCTATTACAAGCATGTATTGTACATAATtctaagacaaaaaaaaccccatttccttttattaaaatttagaaaggattga
It includes:
- the LYPLA1 gene encoding acyl-protein thioesterase 1, yielding MCGNNMSAPLPAIVPAARKATAAVIFLHGLGDTGHGWAEAFAGIRSSHIKYICPHAPVMPVTLNMNMAMPSWFDIIGLSPDAQEDEPGIKQAAENVKALIEQEVKNGIPSNRIILGGFSQGGALSLYTALTTQQKLAGVTALSCWLPLRSSFPQGPISGVNRDISILQCHGDCDPLVPLMFGSLTVEKLKTLVNPANVTFKTYEGMMHSSCQQEMMDIKQFIDKLLPPVD